DNA sequence from the Lagenorhynchus albirostris chromosome 13, mLagAlb1.1, whole genome shotgun sequence genome:
TTTGTAACTGGAGTTTCTTTAATTAATGCTcttaattaatatatatgcattttattccATGAAATCTTTCTCTTGTAGTTTATTTGGCAACGCAGGGAGTTAATCCTAAGGAACATCCAGTAAAGCAGGAATTGGTAAGATTGCAGTGGAtcgatttctttttattttacgtGTAATGTCTGTTGTAGTGTTTCTAAAGGTAAAATCGCAGTACCTTTATCACACTAATTGTGGAGAACAGAATTATTGAGGGATGAAATTACGAAAGTGAGCCAGATTTCATCGtgcctttagtttttctttctctcaccttTGTCAGAGAAGGGTGTTCCATATATTATATAAATCTGTGGATGGGAAAATGTCACGATTCTAGTAATTATTTATAAGTGctatattatttttcctataaattcttGAAATCCTGTTCATCTCTACaactgcctgtttttttttttaaactcttatgCAATTCTTAAAAGTATATTCTAGTTGATTTACTAGCCAAGACGGGAAAGTTTCTCCTCCACCGTTTCAATTCTTCCATTAATTCATTTTCTCAGCAGTAAAGAATCCACTTCGGCAACAAAGCTAAAAGCTTTTTTGGCACCAGTTGTATGTGTACTGTCCAGTAATTCTGCATTAGTGACATATTTACAACCTGTAATAAATCTTCTAGGTTTGTCTTTGTATTCCATTTAGATGTATAAGTATAGTATATTATATAAGGTCTGGTATCTTGGAGTTTTTGCTGacttcaaaaattaaatcaaatcattcaatttgaaagaaaaaaatttagaaatcaaacttatggttaccttcTTGACTTGGCTTTATGAAtaagaatattaataaatttattctttgtgtttataaaatataaggtaaatatatatgtgaaatacACTTGACACTGTATTATTGTTCTAAAGTTTTATGGtggttatgtattttttttataacttagTAAAGCACTtggtcatttatttaaaaaaatgagtaaaccAGATCTGCcatcttcaatttttaaatgtgtagactaagacattttcttcttttaaatttcttgggggaaaagtaaatttatttttaaatacagaaattgtGAAAGATacttaaagcaaaaatataaagcagTATGATCCATAGAGCTTGATTTGACAAGTGATACTGGCTTTAAATCTTAAGAAGTATGCATTGTATCATCTGCTTTCACCTTTCTAATATGgactttacatttataaaattcctctttcttctctcaaaCACAAAGTTATTTGGAGTAGTGTAATACTTAATTCTGTCactggaaaaagataaaatcatcTGCCTTCTTTTTCCCTCAGAATCCACTTTATGGAGGAGTACATTTATATTTTGGACAAGGGTTGATAAATGAAAAGCATCCATAAACCTATTCCCCTTTTCTGACCTTGTGACAGATGTCACTAATTGATCACAGAGTTAGTATGTGAGAGGAAGCCTATTTGCCATATCTATCATGAATGGAGAAGGGCATTGAAAATAgtttattcatttgacaaatatttgaatGCCCACTGGAAGCCAGGCATTATTTCCAAGTGAGATACTTCCTCAGTGAATAAAGCCAATAAATATCTCTGCCTTTGTGGCAGGTGCCAGACTATCTAGTGGAGGGAAACAAACAACAtaatcaaacaaacaacaaataataaatacatatgaatatatagtatgttagaaaGTTACGttgtgggaaaaaagaaaaaatagcacaGAGTAAGGGGCATTGGAGTGCTTGGGTAGGATTGCCATTTTCAATAGTAAAGGCAGCACTTATTAACAAGGTGAACATTTGAGGAGACTGGAAGGAAGAGAGGGCTGGCCATGTGGGTTTGTGAGGGAGGATCattctgggcagggctgggttggTTGTGTGTTgtgaggactttggcttttactcagaGAAATAGGGAGCCATGAGAGGGTTTTGAACAGGgttgtcagtttcttaaaattaaaaaattctaaggttctgcatttttctgtgtatgtttatATAACTATTTTGATTACTTTAATGAAACTTTTAAGCAGTGATCAATCATTTACTCTGCTGTTTTATAGCTCTCACGCCTTTATTTCTCCAACTGAAGTATAGAATAGCCCTTTATTCTGATTAGTGGTCTCAGAAGATTCAAAGTGGTACAGCAACCTAGTATGTTTCTCACCTTGTAAAATCTGATTAGAACTGTatatttcattagaaaatatCATGTGCTTTTCAGTCAGAACTATGACATTGGATAAAAAGATCTTGTATTTtcattatacttattttaattgTGACATGAAggtaacacaaaaaaataaatagttaaatacGCCTTAGCCATTTCCTGTTTAGaaaaatttctggagagtttAGTTTGTATGTTGAAAGTATGTGAaagctttattttaattaattaattatttatttatttaggctgcgccaggtcttagttgcagcatgtgggatcttagttgtggcatgcagctttcttagttgtggcatgtgggcttcttagttgcggcttgcaaactcttagttgtggcatgcatgtgggatctagttccctgaccagtgattgaacccgggccccctgcattgggagtgcagagtcttacccactggaccaccagggaaatcccgaaAGCTCTATTTTAGATTATAGACTTCAGATACAAGAGAGTTAGTATGTGGATTTAGGTGaatgctaaatttaaaaatttagtataACCACATATAAACAATTAAATGTTTATCTTTGTAGTGTCTAGATCTTCCTCTTTTGAAACACTCAGAACACTTCTGACTTTTTTGATATCTGTATTCCCCTCAGACTGAACTCCAGGAGCACATGGAATGTGTTTATCCTATGCGCTTTGCACTTATTAGCGCCACTCAATAAGCAATAAATACAAAGCTGTTGAATTGAACTGAGGTATAGTATAATAGAACTCAGTGGTGAGCAGCTTAGTAAATCTgttgcctttcttctttttttgtctttaaggAGAGAATCAGAGTATACATGAACAGAGTCAAGGAAataacagacaagaaaaaggcTGGCAAGCTAGACAGGGCTGCGGCTTCaagatttgtaaaaaatgcccTATGGGAACCAAAACCTAAAAATGCATCCAAAATTGCcaataaaggaaaaagtaaaagctAACCTTTTGGTTTTGATGTACACATATTCAAAAAGtacataatttttattgttttccacaAAATAGATGATGATTATGTGCCATTGTAAGGTTTAAATGTATTCCATATTGAATTAGTGtgtaaaatttgcattttaaatttgtaatgCTAAATACTTTTCCCCCAGAAAGATTAAGttatccttattgattttcctaTAGAACATTATGTGGTTTTTTTAACATTgtggtatattttatatttatagtttaCTGTCTCTTGACAAGACTCTTATTTCCTTATACAGGTCAGTTTTGCAAGTGCCATTTTATAAGCAACTATGAAATTTAAGTTAAATGTTCTTTGCAAACATTTGTGTATTTTCGATGAATAATGATTTTATGAAGTATGCTGAAGTTTTAAATACATCTGTTTTCACTATATAatattaggaaagaaagaaatgacttaaATGTCCATTTTTTCTGTGAAGTTATTTCATTATGCTTTCATGATTTTGGGAATGACTGCTTTTTGTGATATTTGAAGTATGAAATTAAGACTTTTAAGGTTATTCTTTAATTCTTGGTACTTTGCCACTATGTcccatttaaagtaaaatatattctcaTTAACTTTAGATGGGAAATGAGGTTGTATATTGATGGCTGAATTTTGGCATAATGGCTGTACCCTATCAGTAAAGCTGTAAGTGTTGTGTAGCTgacctgttttttatttttcttttgagtaaaTTTTCTCTTGAAATTAAGAAGGTAGTTTTTAGAAATCCTTAGGAATGGGGGAATTCACGAGTTTTTGTTCCTTATGCATAGTGCCCACAGTTCTCTTGGCCTCATGTTTTCAGAGTTTTTTATTGTATGTTTCTGAGGCTATAGCAATTACATAGAAGTATTTTGGAACAACTTTGTATGTTATTTAATGCCACTTAAGCAGAGGAGAAATCCAAAGGAGATTACATTGTGTTtatattctgatttatttttctgcagTATTTGCTACAGAGAATTCTAAATATTAAACGATTTTTTTTATGTCTAAGCCcatgaattttaattatatacCCTTAATGCTTTCAGTCTTTGAATTCACATCAttatgtataggaatgccaagTACAgtaaaatactttaatttttgaaaatgaagttgttaaaattttttgtgtgACTAATTCTCCATAAGTAACCTTGAATAAGTGGATTTCTTGATTTATGGTAGCAGATATTGGAAATGGTCTTAAAATGTAATGGATTTTGTAACGCATGTTGAACTCTTTCTGTGACACATGAAGAGGTGGTCACTGATAGATGCAGAAAGACTTCTGGCTCAGATGTCAGACGATTTTTGAAGTGGAAGAACACTTATAGTTAGTTCACTCCTTTTTTCACCTTCGGCTCctcaaaattcaaattttttttttttaaagtagcttcttcatgagagaaataaatgttattaagatCAAATATAGTGGCCTAGTGTTATTTATTGCAAAGAAGGTTATAGcttgcatttctttatattttctcatttcattaagaaaaaaaaagttaaatgaaaaatgtcatgCAGTTGCAGAAAGTCATTAGCCAAATTATTGGTTTGTGAAAGTCCAATTCTACCTTATCTTAAACTGGGGATTCTTAAGTGAACAATTCTTTTAAGTGTTTATTAGAGGTAAAAAACAATTTGAGTGTATTCCATTTTATTATGTATGATTTTAAGTACTTACTAGCACATAGTAAGGAGCTGAGTGATAGTAAGTGTATTGGGTTGCTTATTTTTTGtctattcatttcacaaatacttAATGACATTTACATTGTTAAATACTGTGCTAGGTTCCAGATAAGACAACTCCAGCCTTTATTCTATTTTAAGTATTATGAAAAAACTAGTCTTTTCATTCAATTCAGTTTTTCAGAGTTACTGGAAAATTTATGACAAGTTGTGCTCATTAACCTTAGTCAGAATCATAAAGGGTGATGGGTTGATCTATTTGACTATGGTACAGTTATTGTTAGCATAGTTTGTTCCGAATGACAGTCTGCTCTAAGGTTAGATGTTAATTATATCTTGTATTAATCTCTTTGGGAATTAACAAATTGGAGGGGCTATAGCTATAGATACTTTTAAGATTAGAATTATGGATTATTAATCTAATACTAAATAATGAGATTTagtcttttaatattattttaagcaCAATTTTCTTATTGTTCATAGTTGCAGGATGGGAATTCATTTTAGTAAGTAGAATATTTTAAGAGGAAAACTGAagcttgaattatggtttacatTCCTGGAATTTGAGGTTATGTCAAATTGATTGGTTTTTAAGATACcctgcaaattaaaaaaattgttctacTTAGCTATTAGAAATGGATTAGTATTATTTCTAAATGAGCCTTTAAAAATTGACTAGAAATACAGGAAATGCTTAAAAAATGGACAATGTATTGAATATAGATACTTTTTCTTAAGCGTAGGTCATTGGAGAGAAAGATGTTTTAGGAATCACTTAGCTTATAATACTGTTAAACCATACCTTTATGCAATAAATTATCAGAAATTCTGGCTTTACAAAGTAACATTAAATGAGAAAGGTTTGAACAGTGATTCTTAGCCTCATGTAATAGCTAAGTTTGGTAGATAaagtggagaaaaagaagaactggCATCTTGTTTTCTCCCTTCATAGAATAGTTAGTAAACTTGCTCTGATAAATTCAGGGGCTCTTTTAACTGAATAGCAgcctattttatataaatgtgatCTGAATGTACTTAActaataaaaacatttcttttccctATATCCTGGTCTAAAACTCATCAGTTTTGGAAATACAAaccatattttgcttattttaaatattggcattttatagttttcattaacAATTATGTTAGGGGGAAAAGTGTACAGATTTTATTACATTATTCTGTAGATTTGTTCTCCTTGATTAATTTGCTATTATATTGCTTGTGCGCAGGATTTCAAGAAAATGCTTTGAATAATTTTGGTTTGcagatttgttttcctttcagagaGCAGCCACCCTCTGACCTGATGTgccttttaaagtgtttattttatgGTATAATTTTAATATAGCCAGGAAGATTAGTTAAAGCTATCCAGAAAAGGGGGTAGCTATAGTGATATCTACTGGCAATTGAGACTTAATTTTAATTCTGTAATCCCCTACTCCCAATCTTaggccaaaaaccaaaaccagcCTAGCTCTTTATTACTTATCTGTTTATAAAAGGTTGAGAAAACATGCCAGTCCCTTCCCTCCGACCCCCCTCCCCAAAACCTTGAAGTCTGGCAAGTGTATCATGGCAAAATAACTGCATGCAAGATGTCAGTTTTGTAAAGTGATATATTTCAGATAGTACACAAAATTTCATGGCAGGAAAAATAAGCTTTCATAAATGAAACATTTAAGAgactcttttattatttcctttcagttTAGCGTTGCCTTTAAGGTGTGCCGTTTCAGTTTGGCAGCTACAATAAATgattgaaggaaattgaagataattCAACATTTCAAGATGCTTCTGCTGAAATGAATGTAGACCTATCCAGGGCTTGAATTTAAAGTTTATAGTGGTACAGTATTTTAAAGCCAAGTACCCAGGAAATTCATGGTGATAGGATTTGAATGAGATGATtaggagaaatagaaaagaataccTTCAGTTTCTTATTAGGTGAGTATTAACTATTGAGAGCCTATGTTGAAAAATGTTATTGTAAAAAGGATAGAGGCTTGTTATATGCAATTTACTATAGTGTATAATTCATCTTGGACCTTGTCCAAAGatgtttaattattaaaatacaaaagaatgatTATAACAAGGAATCATTTCTGATTGAGTGCTAGAGCAGTGGTCTGTAGACCATGTTGTAATGTATCTGGCTGATATTGTTTCATTTAGTGACCTTTGTTCTCTCTAATAATACATTCCTTGACTTATTTAAATTGAAATCATTTACTATCCCATTTCTGATCCTTTCCTTCTTTACTATTTTCCCTTAAGAAAGaaatcattgggcttccctggtggcgcagtggttgagagtccgcctgccgatgcaggggacatgggttcgtgccccggtccgggaagatcccacaagccgtggagcggctgggcccgtgagccatggccgctgagcctgcgcgtccagagcctgtgctccgcagtgggagaggccacaacagtgagaggcccgcataccgcaaaaagaaaaaaaaaaaagcattaaaagtaTGTATAAACATTTGGGGTGCTAGtttcttttttagtgtttttgtttttttcggatatatacccaggagtggaattgctggatcatatagtagttccatttttagttttccaatgttcattatttataattgtcaaggtatggaaacaacataagtgcccatcaacaggtaAAA
Encoded proteins:
- the C1D gene encoding nuclear nucleic acid-binding protein C1D; translation: MAGEEINEDYPVEIHEYLSTFENSIGAVDEMLKTMMSVSRNELLQKLDPLEQAKVDLVSAYTLNSMFWVYLATQGVNPKEHPVKQELERIRVYMNRVKEITDKKKAGKLDRAAASRFVKNALWEPKPKNASKIANKGKSKS